A genomic region of Xiphophorus couchianus chromosome 18, X_couchianus-1.0, whole genome shotgun sequence contains the following coding sequences:
- the LOC114161469 gene encoding neprilysin-like isoform X2, translating into MTETDTPKPAKKPRFTSLEIGLITIVSLFLIIIVILIIVFAIQSSKICTTADCTQSASRLIGNMDATVDPCDNFYQYACGGWLKKSIIPEAQSKHGLQNILKDNMEVILKGVLEKNVERETAAVTKAKTLYKSCVNNSLIELKGGAPLLDMLPDIFEWPMAVDNWDNVYGKTWRLEDVIARLNWKYGTEVLISFFIRADDRDSAKHIIYFDQQMSFGLLSIDYYSCKGRFAEACRAYEQFMFDLAKLIRTDRGLKINEADIRAEVTRVVNLEKDIASATDLQRRDPALLYNKMQLSTMNRIFAFEVDFQKFNWTYYTTKIMDTVNTKVNDSEKIINYSPSYYGKLKNVLAKYTKRDVQNYVVWRFVMQMVGELSQAYRNTRNVFLKVLTGKASEDALWRWCALYVNGNLGKAVGRLYVQEAFSDNSKELMEEMIKDIQEVFISNLDNLSWMDEETKNAAKEKARAIRARIGYSEDIMNDEYLDNAYKDLSYSGEEYFQNVLQNLEYRTKKQLQKLRRKVNKNDWFFGAAVINAFYSASLNEIVFPAGILQPPFFNKGQPKSLNYGGIGMVIGHEITHGFDDNGRSYDKDGNLMNWWTPESTKNFLELSRCIASQYSKFSWDLANGLHLNGNNTLEENIADNGGIRQAYQAYKKFVKRNGEEPLLPGIDLSHDQLFFLNFAQIWCGSYRPQQAVISVKIDIHSPVMFRVLGSLQNFPEFAKAFNCKKHSNMVSDNVCRVW; encoded by the exons CGTCTCGCCTCATTGGGAACATGGATGCTACCGTGGATCCTTGTGACAACTTCTATCAATATGCCTGTGGAGGATGGCTGAAAAAGAGCATCATCCCAGAGGCCCAATCCAAACATGGCTTGCAAAACATCTTGAAAGACAACATGGAGGTCATCCTCAAAG GTGTCCTTGAAAAGAATGTGGAGAGGGAGACTGCTGCTGTCACCAAGGCAAAGACACTTTACAAGTCCTGCGTAAACAACA GCTTAATAGAGCTGAAAGGAGGAGCTCCTTTGCTCGACATGCTGCCAGACATCTTTGAGTGGCCCATGGCTGTGGACAACTGGGATAATGTCTATG GGAAAACCTGGAGGTTAGAGGATGTCATTGCCAGGTTAAATTGGAAATATGGAACTGAAGTCCTGATTAGCTTTTTCATTCGTGCTGATGACAGAGACTCCGCTAAACACATCATTTAT TTTGACCAACAAATGTCCTTTGGCCTCTTGTCCATAGACTACTACAGCTGCAAGGGTCGCTTTGCAGAG GCATGTCGAGCTTATGAGCAGTTCATGTTTGATCTGGCAAAGCTGATCCGCACTGACCGGGGACTGAAAATCAACGAAGCAGACATAAGAGCAGAGGTGACACGAGTTGTGAATTTGGAGAAAGACATCGCCAGT GCCACTGACTTGCAGCGGAGGGATCCAGCGTTGCTTTACAACAAGATGCAATTGAGTACAATGAATAGAATATTCGCTTTTGAAGTTGACTTTCAG AAATTCAACTGGACTTACTACACTACTAAGATAATGGACACCGTGAACACGAAGGTTAATGATTCGGAGAAAATCATCAACTACTCCCCCAGCTATTAtggaaaactcaaaaatgtattaGCCAAATACACCAAGAG gGATGTGCAAAACTACGTGGTTTGGCGGTTTGTTATGCAAATGGTAGGGGAGCTGAGTCAAGCTTACAGAAACACCAGGAATGTTTTCCTCAAG GTTCTGACCGGTAAAGCATCAGAGGATGCCTTGTGGCGATGGTGTGCACTGTATGTCAACGGCAACCTGGGCAAAGCCGTGGGACGGCTCTATGTGCAGGAGGCTTTCTCTGACAACAGCAAAGAGCTG ATGGAGGAGATGATTAAAGATATTCAGGAAGTTTTCATTAGTAACCTTGATAACCTCTCCTGGATGGATGAAGAGACCAAAAATGCAGCTAAAGAGAAG gcCCGAGCTATCCGTGCACGCATTGGTTATTCTGAAGACATCATGAATGACGAATATCTAGACAATGCGTACAAAGAT CTGAGCTACAGTGGAGAGGAGTACTTTCAAAACGTCCTGCAGAACCTGGAGTATAGGACCAAGAAACAACTGCAGAAATTGCGAAGAAAAGTCAACAAGAATGA ttgGTTTTTTGGAGCTGCTGTTATCAACGCCTTCTACTCAGCTAGCTTAAACGAAATAG TGTTTCCTGCTGGCATCCTTCAACCCCCTTTCTTTAACAAAGGCCAGCCTAAATCGCTCAACTACGGTGGAATTGGCATGGTAATCGGTCATGAGATTACACATGGCTTTGATGACAATG GTCGCAGTTACGACAAGGACGGCAATCTGATGAACTGGTGGACTCCTGAATCTACAAAAAATTTCCTGGAACTCTCAAGGTGCATCGCTAGCCAGTACAGCAAATTTTCCTGGGACCTGGCTAATGGTTTACAT TTGAATGGCAACAACACCCTCGAGGAAAACATAGCTGACAATGGGGGGATTCGACAGGCATACCAG gCATACAAGAAATTTGTGAAGAGGAATGGAGAGGAGCCACTGCTGCCTGGGATTGACCTTTCACATGATCAGCTCTTCTTTCTTAACTTTGCACAG ATTTGGTGTGGATCGTATCGACCACAGCAAGCCGTTATTTCCGTTAAAATTGATATACACAGTCCAGTGATGTTCAG AGTACTCGGCTCCCTTCAGAATTTTCCAGAGTTTGCCAAAGCATtcaactgcaaaaaacacagcaacatgGTCTCTGACAATGTTTGTCGTGTTTGGTGA
- the LOC114162029 gene encoding extracellular calcium-sensing receptor-like, whose protein sequence is MSSVLGVFIFISLLFSCNAVWEPDSLCQIRGRPGFPLLSQEGDVTIGGVFSIHSKITQPSLSFTERPTLLACTGINLREFRFAQTMIFAIQEINENENILPNISIGYRIYDNCASTLSSMRAAMALMNGHELTLGNSCSGQSAVHAIIGESESSSTIVLSRTTGPFQIPVISHSATCECLSSRKEYPSFFRTIASDLYQSRALVQLVKHFGWTWVGAVNSDSDYGNNGVAIFLSAAQEEGVCVEYTEKFDRAEPEKLLKVVEVIKKSTARVIVGFLAHVEMNNLLEQLSLHNITGRQFIGVEAWITADSLVTPTSFSVLGGALGFAVQKANISGLEDFLVRDFWETEYLCNETNTETTQKPCKANQDLMELSDKDDDVEELRYSTNIYKAVYAISHSLHSILKCTEGQGCKKTVEIKPWEVVEALKNVNFTVKNGDRVWFDQTGAAVARYEVVNWQRGTDGSVQFRPVGYYDASLPSGKRFILNTDAIMWPGGRKELPVSVCSESCRPGTHKVLQKGKPVCCFDCVPCPVGEFSNTSDSIDCEMCPEAYWSNQNRDACLPKEIEFLSFTEVMGQILIFFTLFGVVLTLTAATLFLVNKDTPLVKANNSELSFLLLFSLSLCFLCSLTFIGQPTEWSCMLRHTAFGITFVLCISCVLGKTIVVLMAFKATLPGSNVMKWFGPAQQRLTVLFFTFIQVIICLLWLTIKPPLPYKNMNYYKEKIILECALGSPVGFWAVLGYVGFLALLCFVLAFLARKLPDTFNEAKHITFSMLIFCAVWLTFIPAYVSSPGNLTVAVEIFAILASSYGILFCIFAPKCFILVLRPELNTKKHLLGKTR, encoded by the exons ATGTCCTCCGTACTCGgagtctttatttttatcagcCTCCTGTTTTCGTGCAATGCAGTCTGGGAGCCTGATTCTCTCTGCCAGATACGGGGACGTCCAGGATTTCCTCTTCTGTCTCAAGAGGGAGACGTGACGATTGGAGGTGTTTTTTCAATCCACAGCAAAATCACACAACCTTCACTTTCCTTTACAGAGAGACCAACACTACTTGCGTGCACCGG CATTAACCTAAGGGAGTTTCGCTTTGCTCAGACAATGATATTTGCTATTcaagaaattaatgaaaatgagAATATTCTTCCAAATATATCAATTGGATACAGAATTTATGACAACTGTGCATCAACATTATCCTCAATGCGTGCAGCGATGGCTCTGATGAACGGCCATGAGCTGACTTTGGGAAATAGCTGCTCTGGTCAGTCAGCGGTTCATGCTATCATTGGAGAGTCTGAATCTTCTTCAACCATTGTCCTTTCTCGCACTACTGGACCGTTTCAAATTCCAGTG ATAAGTCATTCAGCCACCTGTGAGTGCTTGAGCAGTAGGAAGGAGTATCCCTCTTTTTTTCGAACCATTGCAAGTGATCTTTATCAAAGCCGTGCCCTTGTGCAGCTTGTCAAACACTTTGGCTGGACCTGGGTCGGAGCGGTCAACAGTGACAGCGATTATGGCAACAATGGGGTGGCCATCTTCCTTTCGGCGGCCCAAGAGGAAGGAGTTTGTGTGGAGTACACAGAGAAATTCGACAGAGCAGAGCCGGAGAAACTCCTGAAAGTGGTAGAGGTGATCAAAAAGAGCACCGCTCGAGTGATTGTTGGCTTTCTTGCCCATGTGGAAATGAATAACCTGCTGGAGCAGTTGAGCCTCCACAACATCACGGGACGCCAGTTCATCGGCGTGGAGGCCTGGATCACTGCGGACAGCCTTGTGACTCCCACTAGCTTTAGTGTGCTGGGCGGTGCACTAGGCTTTGCAGTGCAAAAGGCCAACATCAGTGGCCTGGAGGATTTTCTAGTTAGAGATTTCTGGGAAACAGAATATCTGTGCAATGAGACAAACACGGAGACCACGCAAAAACCTTGCAAAGCCAATCAGGATTTAATGGAGCTCAGTGATAAAGATGATGATGTGGAAGAGCTAAGGTACTCCACTAATATCTATAAAGCCGTCTATGCCATATCACATTCTCTGCACAGCATTTTGAAGTGTACAGAGGGTCAAGGATGTAAAAAGACGGTGGAAATTAAGCCATGGGag GTAGTAGAAGCTCTAAAGAACGTGAACTTCACTGTTAAGAATGGGGACAGAGTGTGGTTTGATCAAACTGGAGCTGCCGTTGCCAGGTATGAGGTGGTGAACTGGCAACGTGGAACAGATGGATCGGTTCAGTTTAGACCTGTTGGCTACTATGACGCTTCATTACCCTCTGGCAAAAGGTTTATTCTTAACACAGACGCTATAATGTGGCCAGGGGGAAGAAAAGAG CTGCCTGTGTCAGTTTGCAGTGAAAGCTGTCGTCCAGGAACCCATAAAGTCCTTCAAAAAGGAAAACCCGTGTGCTGCTTTGACTGTGTGCCGTGTCCAGTTGGAGAATTTAGCAACACGTCAG attCTATTGACTGCGAAATGTGCCCTGAAGCATATTGGTCCAATCAGAACAGAGATGCATGTTTACCAAAAGAAATTGAGTTTCTCTCTTTTACTGAAGTTATGGGccaaatattgatatttttcactttgttcGGTGTTGTGCTAACTTTAACAGCAGCCACactgtttttagtcaataagGACACTCCACTGGTGAAAGCCAACAACTCTGAGCTCAGCTTCCTGTTGCTGTTCTccttgtctctgtgtttcttgtGTTCTTTAACCTTTATCGGCCAGCCCACTGAGTGGTCCTGCATGCTGCGGCACACAGCGTTTGGCATCACCTTTGTCCTCTGCATCTCTTGTGTTCTTGGGAAAACTATAGTGGTTCTAATGGCCTTTAAAGCCACACTTCCAGGCAGCAATGTGATGAAATGGTTTGGGCCTGCACAGCAGAGACTCaccgttttgtttttcacatttatacaGGTCATAATTTGCTTGCTATGGCTAACAATAAAACCCCCCCTTCcttacaaaaatatgaattactATAAGGAGAAGATCATCCTCGAATGCGCTCTGGGATCACCTGTTGGCTTTTGGGCTGTGTTAGGATACGTTGGATTCCTTGCCCTGCTATGTTTTGTCCTTGCTTTCTTGGCCAGAAAGCTGCCAGATACCTTCAATGAGGCCAAACACATCACCTTCAGCATGTTAATTTTCTGTGCGGTCTGGCTCACCTTCATCCCAGCGTATGTCAGCTCTCCTGGAAACCTCACGGTAGCTGTGGAGATATTTGCTATTCTAGCCTCAAGTTATGGGATACTGTTTTGTATATTTGCACCAAAATGCTTTATCCTTGTCCTGAGGCCAgagctgaacacaaagaaacaccTGCTGGGAAAAACACGTTAG
- the LOC114162028 gene encoding extracellular calcium-sensing receptor-like, whose protein sequence is MGLIEACVTVGEPDSLCQIRGSPEFPVLSKEGDVMIGGAFSIHSKITQPSFSFTERPTAYKCSSINLREFRFAQSMIFAIEEINTKKDLLPNISIGYRIYDNCASTLSSMRAAMALMNGHELTLGNSCSGQSAVHAIIGESESSSTIVLSRTTGPFQIPVISHSATCECLSSRKEYPAFFRTIVSDLYQSRALVQLVKHFGWTWVGAVNSDNDYGNNGVAIFLSAAQEEGVCVEYTEKFDRAEPEKLLKVVEVIKKSTARVIVGFLSHVEMNNLLEQLSLHNITGRQFIGVEAWITADSLVTPTSFSVLGGALGFAVQKANISGLEDFLVRDFWETEYLCNETNSESVARTCKENPDLFQLKGHDDDLEMLRYPTNIYKAIYAVAHSLHSILKCSEKKGCNKAPEIKPWEVVEALKHVNFTIKNGDRVWFDNTGAAVNRYELVNWQRGSDGSVLFKPVGYYDASLPSDKALSLNTEEIIWSGGGNELPVSVCSESCRPGTHKVLQKGKHMCCFDCVPCPVGEFSNTSDSIGCKKCPEAYWSNQNRDACLPKNIEFLSFTEVMGKILVVFTMFGLLLTLIVATLFLVNKDTPLVKANNSELSFLLLFSLSLCFLCSLTFIGQPTEWSCMLRHTAFGITFVLCISCILGKTIVVLMAFKATLPGSNVMKWFGPAQQRLTVLFFTFIQVIICLLWLTIKPPLPYKNMNYYKEKIILECALGSPVGFWAVLGYVGFLALLCFVLAFLARKLPDTFNEAKHITFSMLIFCAVWLTFIPAYVSSPGNLTVAVEIFAILASSYGILFCIFAPKCFILVLRPELNTKKHLLGKTQR, encoded by the exons ATGGGGCTAATAGAAGCATGTGTCACAGTGGGGGAGCCAGATTCTCTCTGCCAGATACGGGGGAGTCCAGAGTTTCCTGTACTGTCTAAAGAAGGAGACGTGATGATCGGAGGTGCCTTTTCCATCCACAGCAAAATCACGCAAccttcattttcctttacagaGAGACCAACAGCTTATAAATGTAGCAG tattaaCCTAAGGGAGTTTCGATTTGCCCAGTCTATGATATTTGCAATTGAGGAAATAAACACTAAAAAGGATCTCCTTCCCAATATTTCTATCGGATATCGGATTTATGACAACTGTGCATCAACATTATCCTCAATGCGTGCAGCGATGGCTCTGATGAACGGCCATGAGCTGACTTTGGGAAATAGCTGCTCTGGTCAGTCAGCGGTTCATGCTATCATTGGAGAGTCTGAATCTTCTTCAACCATTGTCCTTTCTCGCACTACTGGACCGTTTCAAATTCCAGTG ATAAGTCATTCAGCCACCTGCGAGTGCTTGAGCAGTAGGAAGGAGTATCCCGCTTTCTTTCGAACTATTGTCAGTGATCTTTATCAAAGCCGTGCCCTTGTGCAGCTTGTCAAACACTTTGGCTGGACCTGGGTCGGAGCGGTCAACAGTGACAACGACTATGGCAACAATGGGGTGGCCATCTTCCTTTCTGCGGCCCAAGAGGAAGGAGTTTGTGTGGAGTACACAGAGAAATTCGACAGAGCAGAGCCGGAGAAACTCCTGAAAGTGGTAGAGGTGATCAAAAAGAGCACCGCTCGAGTGATTGTTGGCTTTCTTTCCCATGTGGAAATGAATAACCTGCTGGAGCAGTTGAGTCTCCACAACATCACGGGACGCCAGTTCATCGGCGTGGAGGCCTGGATCACTGCGGACAGCCTTGTGACTCCCACTAGCTTTAGTGTGCTGGGCGGTGCACTAGGCTTTGCAGTGCAAAAGGCCAACATCAGTGGCCTGGAGGATTTTCTAGTTAGAGATTTCTGGGAAACAGAATATCTGTGCAATGAGACAAACAGTGAAAGTGTTGCGAGAACTTGCAAAGAGAATCCAGATCTGTTTCAGCTTAAAGGTCATGATGATGATTTGGAGATGTTGAGATACCCCACTAATATTTACAAAGCCATCTATGCAGTAGCTCATTCTCTCCACAGCATCTTGAAGTGTTCAGAGAAAAAAGGATGTAATAAGGCTCCGGAGATCAAGCCAtgggag GTGGTGGAGGCACTAAAGCATGTGAACTTCACTATAAAGAATGGAGATAGAGTGTGGTTTGATAATACTGGAGCAGCTGTCAACAGATATGAGCTGGTTAACTGGCAGCGTGGATCAGACGGATCCGTTCTCTTTAAACCCGTCGGTTACTATGATGCCTCCCTGCCCTCTGACAAAGCGCTTTCTCTTAACACAGAGGAAATTATATGGTCTGGAGGAGGTAACGAG CTGCCTGTGTCAGTTTGCAGTGAAAGCTGTCGTCCAGGAACCCATAAAGTCCTTCAAAAAGGAAAGCATATGTGCTGCTTTGACTGTGTGCCGTGTCCAGTTGGAGAATTTAGCAACACGTCAG ATTCTATTGGCTGCAAAAAGTGCCCTGAAGCATATTGGTCCAATCAGAACAGAGATGCATGTTTAcccaaaaacattgagtttctttctttcactgaGGTTATGGGCAAGATACTGGTGGTTTTTACTATGTTTGGTTTGCTGCTAACTTTAATAGTAGCCACactgtttttagtcaataagGACACTCCACTGGTGAAAGCCAACAACTCTGAGCTCAGCTTCCTGTTGCTGTTCTccttgtctctgtgtttcttgtGTTCTTTAACCTTTATCGGCCAGCCCACTGAGTGGTCCTGCATGCTGCGGCACACAGCGTTTGGCATCACCTTTGTCCTCTGCATCTCTTGTATTCTTGGGAAAACTATAGTGGTTCTAATGGCCTTTAAAGCCACACTTCCAGGCAGCAATGTGATGAAATGGTTTGGGCCTGCACAGCAGAGACTCaccgttttgtttttcacatttatacaGGTCATAATTTGCTTGCTATGGCTAACAATAAAACCCCCCCTTCcttacaaaaatatgaattactATAAGGAGAAGATCATCCTCGAATGCGCTCTGGGATCACCTGTTGGCTTTTGGGCTGTGTTAGGATACGTTGGATTCCTTGCCCTGCTATGTTTTGTCCTTGCTTTCTTGGCCAGAAAGCTGCCAGATACCTTCAATGAGGCCAAACACATCACCTTCAGCATGTTAATTTTCTGTGCGGTCTGGCTCACCTTCATCCCAGCGTATGTCAGCTCTCCTGGAAACCTCACGGTAGCTGTGGAGATATTTGCTATTCTAGCCTCAAGTTATGGGATACTGTTTTGTATATTTGCACCAAAATGCTTTATCCTTGTCCTGAGGCCAgagctgaacacaaagaaacaccTGCTGGGAAAAACACAACGTTAG
- the LOC114161469 gene encoding neprilysin-like isoform X1, whose protein sequence is MTETDTPKPAKKPRFTSLEIGLITIVSLFLIIIVILIIVFAIQSNEICTTADCTQSASRLIGNMDATVDPCDNFYQYACGGWLKKSIIPEAQSKHGLQNILKDNMEVILKGVLEKNVERETAAVTKAKTLYKSCVNNSLIELKGGAPLLDMLPDIFEWPMAVDNWDNVYGKTWRLEDVIARLNWKYGTEVLISFFIRADDRDSAKHIIYFDQQMSFGLLSIDYYSCKGRFAEACRAYEQFMFDLAKLIRTDRGLKINEADIRAEVTRVVNLEKDIASATDLQRRDPALLYNKMQLSTMNRIFAFEVDFQKFNWTYYTTKIMDTVNTKVNDSEKIINYSPSYYGKLKNVLAKYTKRDVQNYVVWRFVMQMVGELSQAYRNTRNVFLKVLTGKASEDALWRWCALYVNGNLGKAVGRLYVQEAFSDNSKELMEEMIKDIQEVFISNLDNLSWMDEETKNAAKEKARAIRARIGYSEDIMNDEYLDNAYKDLSYSGEEYFQNVLQNLEYRTKKQLQKLRRKVNKNDWFFGAAVINAFYSASLNEIVFPAGILQPPFFNKGQPKSLNYGGIGMVIGHEITHGFDDNGRSYDKDGNLMNWWTPESTKNFLELSRCIASQYSKFSWDLANGLHLNGNNTLEENIADNGGIRQAYQAYKKFVKRNGEEPLLPGIDLSHDQLFFLNFAQIWCGSYRPQQAVISVKIDIHSPVMFRVLGSLQNFPEFAKAFNCKKHSNMVSDNVCRVW, encoded by the exons CGTCTCGCCTCATTGGGAACATGGATGCTACCGTGGATCCTTGTGACAACTTCTATCAATATGCCTGTGGAGGATGGCTGAAAAAGAGCATCATCCCAGAGGCCCAATCCAAACATGGCTTGCAAAACATCTTGAAAGACAACATGGAGGTCATCCTCAAAG GTGTCCTTGAAAAGAATGTGGAGAGGGAGACTGCTGCTGTCACCAAGGCAAAGACACTTTACAAGTCCTGCGTAAACAACA GCTTAATAGAGCTGAAAGGAGGAGCTCCTTTGCTCGACATGCTGCCAGACATCTTTGAGTGGCCCATGGCTGTGGACAACTGGGATAATGTCTATG GGAAAACCTGGAGGTTAGAGGATGTCATTGCCAGGTTAAATTGGAAATATGGAACTGAAGTCCTGATTAGCTTTTTCATTCGTGCTGATGACAGAGACTCCGCTAAACACATCATTTAT TTTGACCAACAAATGTCCTTTGGCCTCTTGTCCATAGACTACTACAGCTGCAAGGGTCGCTTTGCAGAG GCATGTCGAGCTTATGAGCAGTTCATGTTTGATCTGGCAAAGCTGATCCGCACTGACCGGGGACTGAAAATCAACGAAGCAGACATAAGAGCAGAGGTGACACGAGTTGTGAATTTGGAGAAAGACATCGCCAGT GCCACTGACTTGCAGCGGAGGGATCCAGCGTTGCTTTACAACAAGATGCAATTGAGTACAATGAATAGAATATTCGCTTTTGAAGTTGACTTTCAG AAATTCAACTGGACTTACTACACTACTAAGATAATGGACACCGTGAACACGAAGGTTAATGATTCGGAGAAAATCATCAACTACTCCCCCAGCTATTAtggaaaactcaaaaatgtattaGCCAAATACACCAAGAG gGATGTGCAAAACTACGTGGTTTGGCGGTTTGTTATGCAAATGGTAGGGGAGCTGAGTCAAGCTTACAGAAACACCAGGAATGTTTTCCTCAAG GTTCTGACCGGTAAAGCATCAGAGGATGCCTTGTGGCGATGGTGTGCACTGTATGTCAACGGCAACCTGGGCAAAGCCGTGGGACGGCTCTATGTGCAGGAGGCTTTCTCTGACAACAGCAAAGAGCTG ATGGAGGAGATGATTAAAGATATTCAGGAAGTTTTCATTAGTAACCTTGATAACCTCTCCTGGATGGATGAAGAGACCAAAAATGCAGCTAAAGAGAAG gcCCGAGCTATCCGTGCACGCATTGGTTATTCTGAAGACATCATGAATGACGAATATCTAGACAATGCGTACAAAGAT CTGAGCTACAGTGGAGAGGAGTACTTTCAAAACGTCCTGCAGAACCTGGAGTATAGGACCAAGAAACAACTGCAGAAATTGCGAAGAAAAGTCAACAAGAATGA ttgGTTTTTTGGAGCTGCTGTTATCAACGCCTTCTACTCAGCTAGCTTAAACGAAATAG TGTTTCCTGCTGGCATCCTTCAACCCCCTTTCTTTAACAAAGGCCAGCCTAAATCGCTCAACTACGGTGGAATTGGCATGGTAATCGGTCATGAGATTACACATGGCTTTGATGACAATG GTCGCAGTTACGACAAGGACGGCAATCTGATGAACTGGTGGACTCCTGAATCTACAAAAAATTTCCTGGAACTCTCAAGGTGCATCGCTAGCCAGTACAGCAAATTTTCCTGGGACCTGGCTAATGGTTTACAT TTGAATGGCAACAACACCCTCGAGGAAAACATAGCTGACAATGGGGGGATTCGACAGGCATACCAG gCATACAAGAAATTTGTGAAGAGGAATGGAGAGGAGCCACTGCTGCCTGGGATTGACCTTTCACATGATCAGCTCTTCTTTCTTAACTTTGCACAG ATTTGGTGTGGATCGTATCGACCACAGCAAGCCGTTATTTCCGTTAAAATTGATATACACAGTCCAGTGATGTTCAG AGTACTCGGCTCCCTTCAGAATTTTCCAGAGTTTGCCAAAGCATtcaactgcaaaaaacacagcaacatgGTCTCTGACAATGTTTGTCGTGTTTGGTGA